The Leptospira bourretii genomic sequence ATTTGGCTCCTCGTGTAACGAAGATGAGGCGTTTCGAATTCTGGATCGTGCTTACGATGCCGGAATCGATTTTTATGATACAGCTGAAATTTATCCTGTTCCGCCGCAGAAATCTTGGGTGCATCGAACTGAAGAAATTTTTGGAAAGTGGCTCAAAACAAAACCTCGTGATGGTATCATCCTCGCAACAAAAGTGGCTGGCCCTGGTCACGGTTGGTTTAGTCCCCCACTCCGTGAAGGAAAAACGGCATTAGACAAATACCATATCCGTCGTGCGATCGAAGGCTCCTTACAAAGATTAGGTGTTGAGACCATAGATTTATACCAAACACATTGGCCAGACCATGATGTATCCTATGACGAAACTATGGAAGTTTTGACTGAACTAAAAGAAGAAGGAAAAATTCGTTATGCAGGTTGTTCCAACGAAACTTCTTTTGGGCTGATGAAAAGCCTTTGGACTTCCGACAAATACAATCTCATTCGTTATGATTCCATTCAAAATAACTTTTCCATATTAAACCGTCGTTTTGAAGATGAGCTAGCGCAAGTTTGCCGAAAAGAAGGAGTTTCTTTATTACCTTACTCTCCGCTTGCTGGTGGAGTCCTTACTGGAAAATATAACGGGTCTGTTCCTCCAGAAGGGGCACGATTTGTTCGTTATATGGCGGAGGGAGAGAGACAAAGAAGAATGTCGAATCGTTTCTTAAATGAAAACACTTTGGCATCCACTGCGGAACTGTTAAAAATTGCTGAAAAATATGGGATGAGTGCCACTGTCCTTTCTGTCGCTTGG encodes the following:
- a CDS encoding aldo/keto reductase, which encodes MKKRRLGKTGMVVSEICMGTMTFGSSCNEDEAFRILDRAYDAGIDFYDTAEIYPVPPQKSWVHRTEEIFGKWLKTKPRDGIILATKVAGPGHGWFSPPLREGKTALDKYHIRRAIEGSLQRLGVETIDLYQTHWPDHDVSYDETMEVLTELKEEGKIRYAGCSNETSFGLMKSLWTSDKYNLIRYDSIQNNFSILNRRFEDELAQVCRKEGVSLLPYSPLAGGVLTGKYNGSVPPEGARFVRYMAEGERQRRMSNRFLNENTLASTAELLKIAEKYGMSATVLSVAWSKQHDYVASTIIGANTVAQLEESLKATDVILSDEILSEINLVSKKIQYPMG